One genomic window of Macaca mulatta isolate MMU2019108-1 chromosome 8, T2T-MMU8v2.0, whole genome shotgun sequence includes the following:
- the LOC144330552 gene encoding LOW QUALITY PROTEIN: large ribosomal subunit protein eL30-like (The sequence of the model RefSeq protein was modified relative to this genomic sequence to represent the inferred CDS: substituted 2 bases at 2 genomic stop codons): MGATKKRKTSLESINSILQLIMKSGKYMLGYKPTLKMIRQGKAKFIIHSRNCLTLKKSELXXQVLLAKTGIHHYRGNNTELGTAYGIYYRQHILAIIKLGDSIIRSMPEHYGEK; this comes from the exons ATGGGGGCCACAAAGAAGAGGAAAACATCACTGGAGTCAATTAACTCTATACTCCAACTTATTATGAAAAGTGGAAAATAT atgcTAGGATACAAGCCAACTCTGAAGATGATCAGACAAGGCAAAGCAAAATTCATCATCCACTCTAGAAACTGCCTGACTTTGAAGAAATCTGAATTATAGTAACAAGTATTGTTGGCCAAAACTGGTATCCATCACTACAGAGGCAATAATACTGAATTGGGTACAGCATATGGAATATACTACAGACAACACATACTGGCTATCATTAAGCTGGGTGATTCTATCATTAGAAGCATGCCAGAACAttatggtgaaaaataa